A window of Littorina saxatilis isolate snail1 linkage group LG7, US_GU_Lsax_2.0, whole genome shotgun sequence contains these coding sequences:
- the LOC138971379 gene encoding apoptosis regulator BAX-like — translation MASKMQQPSAFFPTEEERKTQKDHLNTNDVANQGRLLLNSFIHDRMVRDGIINAPVVSDLQEPGTPCGPPMHHSREIARALRCIGDELDRDQKLQELVKKVPPEAERKTFYSVASQIFSDGVFNWGRVVALFYFAYKVCVKALDRVPLIRAIINLIVDIIRDKLAQWIIDRGGWEAIREYFGATWQQVAVVTGAGMAVAAGIYFYNKS, via the exons ATGGCGAGTAAGATGCAACAGCCATCAGCCTTCTTTCCAACAG aggaagaaaggaagacacAGAAAGACCACTTGAATACAAATGATGTTGCCAATCAGGGACGTTTATTGCTGAATTCATTCATTCATGATCGCATGGTGCGAGATGGGATTATCAATGCTCCAGTTGTGTCGGATCTGCAAGAACCGGGAACACCCTGTG GACCACCAATGCATCACTCTCGTGAGATTGCCAGAGCCTTACGCTGCATTGGAGATGAGCTAGACAGGGATCAGAAACTTCAAGA GTTAGTCAAGAAAGTTCCACCAGAAGCGGAAAGAAAGACGTTCTACAGTGTAGCTTCACAGATATTTTCAGACGGTGTCTTTAACTGGGGAAGGGTTGTAGCTCTGTTCTACTTTGCATACAAAGTTTGTGTGAAG GCTTTGGACAGGGTACCATTGATACGAGCAATCATCAACCTCATTGTTGATATCATCCGTGACAAGTTGGCTCAGTGGATCATCGACAGAGGAGGTTGG GAGGCCATCCGAGAGTACTTTGGCGCCACTTGGCAGCAGGTTGCCGTGGTGACAGGAGCAGGAATGGCTGTTGCAGCTGGCATCTACTTCTACAACAAGAGTTGA
- the LOC138971364 gene encoding zinc finger protein 665-like — protein sequence MAAPSNAALVFAIPGENSSQAMGSNGKKQKSRLENILFKLKKSDADDEALFPKTSDQHATESGGSHGNDELSNGCDSPSVSLEVKNGSDCGSSVPNRRTTRKPSRRERGSSSIGDDFEKDCLLEQKDFAGESDVRSRKSTPEADTIKMREAYNSSTKSLDLENSKSHGSSTKSLDFENSKSHGSSTKSLDFENSKSHGSCTKSSDFENIQIKIEKDDAEDYPGVFSKEIDDAEDNPDVFSNTPVPSNISSPQSEEKEKVSSKTYTFSCEKCSENFQSAQNLSEHKINSHTFKQEKHYNSLVHPCCICGKSFSSQEYLSSHIVQHGKEGMVSEEVELTEIEEEEGDEREGRVNKCSHCRRVFSTEDDFQLHKCTKGLVKPYGCGRCGRCFTHFTSLTSHIALHKDGLAQDLECYECGQTFMYSIELRRHVNVHIKADFTPVFVRRASTKSTATSTSTSVVESEKSSSLPSTDASSVKSPSKPSTMNVNESRKLLKLKLPLSRFAPAKRSRKRGPPKAHSCGVCGKIFYQRSYLTMHMKVHNAKQYECTDCDKKFTFKKSLELHIRIHTGERPYHCDTCNKDFTRLDSLQKHQKIHLGVKPYVCETCGRQFADKFELQRHGLTHLEEKPHKCNVCNKAYIDKKRLNEHMFHHSGSLPFNCELCGKGFARKYRYHQHLRQHAGEVRYTCEVCNKGFFRRSDLNYHLQTHSGNRPYKCDTCGMGFLRDSYLRRHMIVHSAVKPHKCSICEKEFARKNTLDRHLLMHKRKDEEEELEKVNEQYNTLTTDFGYGITGNVAPLYVSNDEERDIMKDIQAVIGLGDDVDMFV from the exons ATG gcCGCCCCTAGCAATGCAGCCCTTGTGTTCGCAATACCAGGAGAGAACTCCTCCCAAGCCATGGGGTCAAACGGCAAGAAGCAGAAGAGCCGCCTGGAGAACATCCTCTTCAAGCTGAAGAAATCTGACGCAGATGATGAAGCTCTGTTCCCAAAGACCTCCGACCAGCATGCTACTGAATCAGGTGGTAGTCATGGAAACGATGAGTTGTCTAATGGCTGTGATTCTCCATCTGTTTCCCTGGAGGTTAAAAATGGCTCTGACTGTGGGAGCAGTGTGCCCAACAGAAGAACAACCAGAAAACCATCCAGGAGGGAAAGGGGCTCAAGTAGCATAGGTGACGATTTTGAAAAAGATTGCCTCTTAGAACAAAAAGATTTTGCTGGTGAAAGTGATGTCCGAAGTAGGAAAAGTACACCAGAAGCAGACACTATCAAGATGAGAGAAGCCTACAACAGTAGTACAAAAAGCCTAGATTTAGAGAACAGTAAATCCCATGGTAGCAGTACAAAAAGCCTAGATTTTGAGAACAGTAAATCCCATGGTAGCAGTACAAAAAGCCTAGATTTTGAGAACAGTAAATCCCATGGGAGCTGTACAAAAAGTTCAGATTTTGAGAACATTCAAATTAAGATAGAGAAAGATGATGCTGAAGATTACCCAGGTGTGTTCAGCAAAGAGATCGATGATGCTGAAGATAATCCGGATGTGTTCAGCAACACTCCCGTCCCTTCTAATATTTCCTCCCCTCAGtcagaagagaaagagaaagtgagcTCTAAAACATATACTTTTTCCTGTGAAAAATGTAGCGAGAACTTCCAGTCGGCTCAGAATCTTAGTGAACACAAGATAAACAGTCATacttttaaacaagaaaaacattACAATTCTCTAGTCCATCCTTGCTGTATTTGCGGTAAGAGTTTTTCTAGCCAAGAATACCTGTCCAGTCACATCGTTCAACATGGTAAAGAAGGGATGGTGTCTGAAGAAGTGGAACTGACGGAgatagaggaggaggagggggatgaAAGGGAGGGGAGAGTCAACAAGTGCAGTCACTGTCGGCGAGTGTTTTCCACCGAGGATGATTTCCAGCTTCACAAGTGCACCAAAGGGCTGGTGAAGCCGTATGGGTGCGGGCGATGTGGGCGTTGCTTCACTCACTTCACCAGCCTGACAAGCCACATAGCTCTTCACAAGGATGGTTTGGCTCAAGACCTCGAGTGTTACGAATGCGGTCAGACGTTTATGTATTCTATAGAACTTCGTCGTCATGTAAACGTCCACATCAAAGCAGACTTTACGCCTGTTTTTGTTCGAAGGGCATCTACAAAGTCAACGGCTACAAGCACGAGTACGTCTGTGGTTGAGAGTGAGAAGTCTTCTTCACTTCCAAGCACTGATGCTTCATCAGTGAAGTCGCCCAGCAAGCCTTCAACGATGAATGTGAATGAATCCCGCAAATTGTTAAAGCTCAAGCTGCCTTTATCACGCTTTGCACCAGCGAAAAGGTCACGAAAGCGTGGCCCACCAAAGGCTCATTCATGCGGAGTGTGTGGGAAGATTTTCTATCAGCGCAGCTACCTAACAATGCACATGAAAGTCCACAATGCAAAACAGTATGAATGCACAGATTGCGACAAGAAGTTCACTTTCAAGAAGTCCCTGGAACttcacatacgcatacacacaggAGAAAGACCGTACCACTGTGATACCTGTAACAAAGACTTCACGCGTCTAGACTCGCTTCAGAAACACCAGAAGATCCACCTTGGGGTCAAACCTTATGTTTGCGAAACCTGTGGTCGTCAGTTTGCCGACAAGTTTGAGCTGCAGCGTCACGGTCTGACCCATCTAGAAGAAAAACCTCATAAATGTAACGTTTGCAACAAGGCCTACATCGACAAGAAGCGTCTGAACGAACACATGTTCCATCACTCTGGTTCTCTCCCTTTCAACTGTGAACTCTGTGGAAAAGGGTTCGCCAGAAAGTATCGCTACCACCAGCATTTAAGACAACACGCTGGGGAGGTCCGCTACACCTGTGAAGTCTGCAACAAAGGTTTCTTTCGTCGCTCAGACCTCAATTATCACCTGCAGACACACAGCGGGAACAGACCGTACAAATGTGACACTTGCGGGATGGGTTTTCTCCGTGATAGTTACCTGCGACGCCACATGATTGTTCACTCCGCCGTAAAACCCCACAAGTGTTCCATCTGCGAGAAAGAGTTTGCGCGTAAGAACACTCTGGACCGTCACCTCCTCATGCACAAACGCAAGGATGAGGAGGAAGAACTGGAGAAAGTTAATGAGCAGTATAACACACTGACGACTGATTTTGGATACGGTATAACGGGCAATGTTGCTCCCTTGTATGTGTCAAATGACGAGGAGAGAGATATCATGAAAGACATTCAGGCTGTGATTGGACTTGGTGATGATGTGGACATGTTTGTTTGA